The Amphiprion ocellaris isolate individual 3 ecotype Okinawa chromosome 12, ASM2253959v1, whole genome shotgun sequence region agtTACTTTAATCAAAAGACAACACAacatagaaatttaaaataatgtagctaaATGCTTGTTCACACTCCAAATTCAAAAATGTCAAGATATAAGAAATTCAGAAAACTGAAATAGTCTTGAATCCATCAAATATATAgaaatttttggaaaaaatatcaaaaaaaaattaacaaatagcTGGCAATTATTTAAACTAATTGAGTAATAAAgtgacaacagaaaataaaacatttggcgattaaaaaaaaaaaaaacaggcagcaTATTTTATTCCAGTTTACTGGTTGACACTCAGTTCTTACCCCATCCTCAGCTGTcagcttcctcctcttcttcacctTCTCCGGCAGCAGCTTCCTGACTCGTTCTCTGGTGGAGTCGGAGCCAAACTCCTTCTCAAAGTCCCTCCAGGACTCAAGCAGCATCAGCcgctcctccttctcctcgcAGTTCCTCATGCTTTTGTTGGCCTCTTCGTAGATCTGTCGACACTTCTGCAGCCGGTCGGGGCCGTCGATCGACAGCTCAAACTTGGCGTAGCTGATCCAAACCTACATGAACAGACGAAGGTAAGCTCAGGCTGCTTTTTGCTTATCCTCTGTGTTCTTGACTTgtgtgaaagacagaaaactttgcgttttttaaaaaacaattattaCAGCAATAATTCCTGGTCTAAATGCTTTGCATTTACCTAAAATGAATGGATTAATAAGAAAGAAGGAAATTATTAATTAAATCTCGCATTAATAGCAGAATAGATCAGATTCACAAAGATTGCAATCAGAAAAGCTGGAGAGCAGTTCTCACCTTGACGTGTTGAGTGCGCTGCAGCAGTCTTTTGTAAAGGTTTCTGGTGTTTCCAAACTCTTCTTGTTCTATCTCAAAGTCGATGTAGGACTTCCACAGAACCTTTGAAGATAACagacaaatatacaaaaattaTGCACCTGAAAGGTAAGAATGGTGACAGGAGAAAGAGATATTCCTAGAACAAGaacaaacatctttttttttctgtttaaatgtttttcatttctacTTTACTGAGCTTCACAGACACTGGTTGTTCACAATGACCCATAAGCTGGAATAAGACTGTAGAAACATTTGAAACAACttcttaaatattaatgtaAGTCTAAGGCTATAAAGAAGTCCAGGAACAATTACAATTTTTGTTTGATGGTGTTCTGATAATGTGACGCACTACACATGATGAAAGTTAAAAACATAAGATTGtagtgagaaaataaaaaatagctaATGCCTGATAAACTGTCTGGcaaatattgcatttatttgtaatattcTGACATAGTGATGCTgcagtgataaaataaaaatgtagaaagaCTCTGTGAGGAATCATAACTAGACTAAAGCAAACTGATAAACTCTCCCTACATTTGTTAGATAAGTGCCTTTTGGACTACAGGGAGCAACAAAATGATTTGACTGCTCTGTAAAAATATCTACTGCTCAGAATTATTTCTCACTTAATATTGAACCCTTCGTCCAGGAATGAAGTCTCAATATACACATATCTGACAAACTGCCACAGCAGTGGGAAAATGTTTACAAACATTGAAGTTTTTGTGAGTTAATCTATATTCTGCAGCTCTAAACAAGTAGTTATATGATCAATATTGTTCTctatacagtggtccctcactaTATTGTGGTTCAGTTCTCGTGGTCTCACTGTATTGCGGATTTTTGAATTGGGTTTGGTTCCGCAGATGTTTGGCTATATCGCGGAACTTTCGTGATACAgatgtttttactgtaattgtTTTTGTGGTATGCTGCATTCAAAAGTAATACTGAATAACATCTGCTTTCCATGCACTATATAACCgccagatgcttttattttgacacagactGCGAtataaatgtggcaggaagtcaaacgcactacacttcacactcacggttgtgacaacataacacttagccaaactaactaggctgactaaaccacaaaacacaatactactaacactggaacactaacataaaccacaataatgacatttaaacccccaacatccagaactcccatggtgcattgcagcacaacagtttaGCCATAGACCGGCTCTGCCATCGCgacattattttaatattttttgtggtaaaataagcattttctagcctaaaaaattgaagacaatataaaaaatatgtaaaaaaaaaaataaattaaaacatattaaaagaatatttaatgtaaataaagtgTGTAGCGTACAgtgctgggctctgattggctcagcgaccacataatcagtctcctctgtctcccctgtatgtgcatgtatgtgtgtagcACGTATGGTATAGCAGCATTCAGTATCTGGCCTTGTccgtttcacacagacagacgtctgatcgctgcatagtgttgctctgcggtgaTGTGTAGTGTGTGGgaagggtttataaagccttaaaatatatatcaacaagaaaagtactcagagagcgcaatactccgccaagactgttcattctctgaccttgtgctgaacacaggcgtgttatgcatgtgtgcatgaatctcctgacctaaatatgtagcaggcggcgggaattgatgggactcagaaacaccccacaatttaatcaatcaatcaattgttccttgtatcatttcagataTCTCGGCaaaggtggatttgtagtaggatcacatgaTCGTCGGCAGGGAACTGACGCGACGTTCAATTGTCATGGTTAGTGATGCCGTGTCGGCCGCTATATcttgcaatgggaaatccttaacaaattggtggattcagactataagccgcataaCTGCCAAACTCTAACCACttgctccttgtgtcatttctgaccttccctgaaaattccatccaaatccgttggtccatttgtgagtaatgttgcacaggacagacagattcacagagaaacgtagctgatcatcacataactccaccgcgttccttggcagagtaacaataaaataaatattgtagcaTCGGATTTGTgtatgattgtgttcatttgcatttactttattttgtttaatcttttggtgtttatttatgttgtgcctTGGATCTTACATCGTTGACTATTTGatcagatattttattgttttgtttttgcttattGTCCTGCTCGGTGTCCCAGATGTTGGTTCTGCATTCCTATTGTTTTTggtacagctgatttaattgtGGTACAGTGGGAGACTTGGTAAGAGCGCGGTCCgtgtttgttgtgctgagcagtgaataaaacctgcagaaaactgtcctgtcaTGCCAGGGATGTTTAGCATGGAAGATAGCAAAAGACATGAGCATAAAAACGCAAAATAATTCTAACTGGCCTGACCTACAGCCCTGGAGACGGGTGAGTCTACCGGTATTTACGGGTTACAATATGGTCACTACTTGGCAGATTTTCATCTATCGCGGGagggtctggaacgtaacccctgcgatagacgagggaccactgtacctCTGGCATGTCCAGACGTGGCTGTCCGATGGCAAGTTCAAAGATGGCGCGAGCTCTTTCGACATCTCCCAGGATCGTCTCCAGTTCTGCAAACTTAATCCAGGTGGTGCAGTTTTCTGGACTAAATTCGAGATATTTCTCGTACAGCTTCCTACAGCGGTCAAATTCTCGTAGCTGAAGCTCCAGCTCGATGTAGCCCTTCAGCAGTTTGTTCTTTGGGCATTTACCGATCGCTGTGCCCTGAGAGGAGAAATGCTGGTGAGTGAGAGGATGTACGCATCCAGTCGAAATCCATCTGCTTTACTTAATTTAGCTTTGGAAACCCATCTGTTGATGCATCTTAactggatattatttacagtgtttctctgctgtcctccaggactcccttgaaaaagcCCTTAGCCCTTTGGCCTGGTTAAACTATTAAATCTGCAGATTATTGGTTGAATTACAGTCTTCAGTCAATCAATGAATGTATCATCAATTTGTCTATTTATCTTCCACCTATATTTCTGGCTCTATGTTGATCTAAATGACAGGTATATACAGTACCATTATTAAATCTCACCATAACTTTCCTGGCTCCCTGCAGGTTCTTCTGGCGGATCTCAAACTGAGCGTAGAGCAGCCAAATCTTTGCAAATGTGAACTGAAACAAAATAAGATGGACTGCCACAATCAGGTAACAATAGCAACGAGAGTTTTACCGTAATGTTAACCACATGATCTTTATTCTgaatttaagtgatattgtcTTTGAAGAGTGAACATGTAAATTACCTTCTTGTGTGGGGTGAGATCCAGGCAGGCTTGGTAAACCTGCCTCGTTCTCTCTGGAtccttaaaattaaaaaaaagggagagaaatGTTACTGCAGAGTTTGTTTGGTCAGCTAAATGATCTTTAAACTTTTTTAGTGCATTTCCCTTTTTAGTTTGAATTGTTCTATCTCAGCAACATTACACATGTGGTAAAATGAAGATGGATGACGAACTAACCTTGACCTCCAGCTCCTCGTACAGAGCGTAGTTGATCCACAGGTAAATGTACCGCCTCCAGTGTCTCTTCTCCTGGATGGGGGGGACGTTGGCGATGGCTCTCTCGTAAACTTCTCTCACAGTGTCGGGGTCAGCGTCGCTCTCCACCAGGCGAAGGTAATCAAACCAGGCATCGTAGTTGTGTGGGTTTGCCTGGATGAATACGAGAAAGATAAAACTTGAATTAATTAGATTTGGAGATTCTGGTTGGTGTTTGCCACCACTTAAACATCCCCCTCTAATCCCCAGTATACTCTACATCATTGCAATTATACCTTTTTGTTGGTTCTTATGACACCcagaaaattgtgcaaaatattAACTACACTGAGTTCTCTTCAGTAGAGGTAAAGTGATTTTGCTGTGTTGAGTAGTCTtatgattttttggtgaataacTGTGGTCCTCTTAGCATAGATCAGAATTAACATGATTATCATTTTGGCCATAACTGCGCAGCCCCAAGCGATGTAATTTTATCTGTGTACGACATGCTAGTGCCAAGACACTCATTTCTCTAAACATTTCCCCCTTTGACCTAGTTTTGATTTGGAACATTAACAACCAGTGAAGATATTCTTTCCAATGTAAAGGTGAGAcaagaagaataaaaacaggCTTGTGCCGGTCAGTGGATGAAAATTTCTTTAAGTCTAAGTGGAAATCTAGTTCTGACAGACTTATCAGAGTCAGTAGGTACACTGGCAGATATATAAAAGTAATTATCATAAAACTGTGATGATTACAGTTGTACTCACAGCATTTCAGTGTAACTTAACATAAACCGCTCTCGGCTCATGCTTAGTTTGATTCTGTGTCTTTGAATTTAAAGTTATTATGATAAAATGATTAACTTTCAGTCATGTTTGCGTACTTGTTACTGTCATTGTAAATTATTTTGAATCTGAGAAAAGGAACTGTTCATTCTAACTTTCCACACATTTCAAGGCTCAATTATTCCACAGCAGATACCTTCACTTCCTCTTCATACTGGAACCTTCGTTTGCTGACGATGACGTCCTCAATTCCTCTCCGGTCTCCAAACTTCTTCTCAAACATTGTGTAGTTCTTGAAGAGCTCCTGCGCCTGATGTTTAGGGATTCTGTCCAAAGCGTACTTATAGATCACTCGAACACGCTCAAACTGTAAAGGAAGGAAGAGTAAGTACCAGCCAAAAGATAGTCCAGCAgatttaattcagtttagtctaggaataaaaatagcaatagGTGTAATAGCCCTCTGGCTACTAATTTAAAATTACacaagaaaatgttgtttttaagtcTCACCTCCTTCTGTGTCTCCTCAAACCTGGCAAAGGCCACAAAGAGGTTTTCATCCACATGTTCCTCTCCGAAGAACTCCACTGACCTCTCATACACCTTCCTGCTGTGAGCGATGTAACCGTGCTTCTCTTCAAAGCGAGCATATTTAATCCAGTTCTTCACTTCAGGGTGGACGATGACAAGTGCAGAGGAGTCAAGGAGCTTTTATGTGACAAATATTAGCACAatgctgcaaaacacaaaagctGCTCTCAACAAGTTAGCCACTCGTAGGTCTGCTCTTCCCTGACGCTGATAAATCTTTTGACCaataaacagcaacattttgattaatatttgaATCTTTTGGAATCATTTTTAAGCAAAGAAATTGTCTGGTGACAGTTTGTAATGAAGGGATTGgctatattttcattttgtatcattgtgacttatatttctgtgcattttgGCATTGCTGGtcacacaaaacataaatatCTTCGTGGGCTCCAATCACAGCTTTTTGGACCAAGCAAGTTGCAGAAAATAATCTGTATCTTAATCAATGATGACAGTTAGTTACGGAACTGATGATGATAAACTtgagctttttttctgtttatgctTCCGTGTGAGTGACATTACTGCTCACGTTCATTATCAGTTATCCACCTTGTATATTATGCTTGTTTGAATTTCGTTGCTGCTGACCTATAGCCTGTGATACACATGAAGTCATGGAGTTTGAATTTGACCTTACACCACAATGAACAGCTCTACTGCATATTTAGTGTAGCAGTAAATATTGGTCCTCTCTGTggataaacaaaataataacagaagGATATATCGCTCATAAATAGTGCGGGCTTTGTCCACTTCCTTGTAGCGCAGCTCAAAGTTGATGTAGGAATGCCAGGCCTGTTCTTCGGGCTCCCACTCCATCCAACGCTCAAATGCCTGCCTGCAGCCGGCAACATTCCCCAGCATCTCCTCCATGTATGTGTATTTGTACCTGTTAAAAGGACAAAGAGTAAAACTTCAAACTCTATTGTGAACTGTTGAGGAATCAAGAACAGAATAAATgaggctgcaaacacacacaaaagattCTCCATCTATGCTATACAGTCACGCACATGTATCAGgcttttaacattttcaaacactCATTCTAAACAATTGCAATCAACTACACTCAATTAATAAATAACTAGAGCTTTAATTTAGGAATCTATTCCTCCTACTTTGTCTGTTCATTGGAGATGAAACACAAATGGTTTCATTTCACAGAGGTCTGGTTTAAAGTTAGATTGTAACTTACAATATCTCCAACCGTGGACAAAAggaacaaacaagaaaactaaTCAGCAACTATTGTGGAAATTATTAAATAGCTGAAAACTGAGTTTACAAAGTGCTTGCAAGTATGCtttacaaacatgttttttaacagttaCATTATTAGTgtcaattaactgattaacaTCCCTATTTCAAAACATATGGTAGACAAAATTGAGTTTACAAATCTACACGtttttctgataattttttGTTACACTATTTGGTGCATAAGAATTCTTTAACCCATGTTTACACTTCACTTTCTGAATCAAAAAGGAGCATTTAGTCatacttctgttgttttttacttGTCTCAGATTGGAAGCATGTATCAGGAAGTCATTACAATCAGTCATACCAGAACTGATTGACTCGTGGGAGGATGGTGATGGCTCTGTCCCAGATGTTGCGGGCGTGGTTCACCTGGCGGCTCTTCATCTCCATCTCGGCATACTTCAGCCACAGAGTGATGTTGCGGTGATCGACGTCCAGCGCTCGCTCGTAAATAGAACGAGCcctgaaaccagaagaaccagcGATGAGGAAAAATTGGACAACAAGAAGAGAAAGCAACTAGCTGTTTTGTCCAGCACAAACTCAAGGTAAACTGGGTTAAATTTTGCTGAAATGCCGAAATGAGAAGATTTATTCCATATATTTCAATAATGACAGCATGATTAATATGAAGACTAATCACAATATGGAGCTGTGATTCAACTTTAGAGATTAAGGACACAGGTTTGTCACCAGACAGCTGTGAATTTTTAAACCTGACAATACAATAAGCCTGAATTAGAGCTGGTTTCTGTAGAATAAATATCCTGACTACAGGCACGGTACCTCTGGATCTCCTTTAGGCTTTCCTCCCATTGTGCGTATTTGATCCAGTTACTGATGACAGTACGATTTTTCCTGATGTTGTCCTCAAAGCCctgaaagaaaagacacaacGGTGTGACCTGATGCCAAAGAACTCTACAAGTTACTTGTTTATTTGCTGAAAACGGTGTCTTTTTTTGCTGTCTGATGTAAGTTAGAAAGACCTACATCTGAGTGAGCATGAGAATTAGAATGCAAGTACAACCAAAGCATCTTTATATATTTAGGGTTATACGCTGGTTGTTTAAACATATATAGGAAAACCTCCCCTTTAAATCAAGTAAGACCAGTCTCAACACACTTCTACacttttaaatttaaacatgCTTCCAGTGAAGAAAATACGAGGTCAACACTTaccttcctcttcttcagtTTGTAATCGTTCAGCTCTTCTTCATCGGTGATCTTCTGTTTTGGAGGTGGTGGCAGAAGTTCGAGCTCCCTCTCTTTGGCTTCTCTCAGCAGCTGCTCAGCAGTGATCTGAACCTCTGCGGGGGCTTTATTCTTCACctaaaatgcagcagaaagtCCTTTATAATGAGGGTTGCTCCAATCATAAGcattatgttttaattttttagtgACAATGCAGATTAATCAACATCAGCTATACCCAACTGTGGTCCTTTGGAtaaattttaaatgtcattaaaacaacaacaagaagttTCACTCAATTTATTTAGATATTTGTGATGGGCTTTAAGACTGTAATTTTGAGTCAAAACAGACCCCAAATCAAAGATATATGTGGGTATATGACTGACGATGACTGTGTATGACTCATCCTATGTATATACATATGAACATATGAATGTTTCAATTATAGGAGTGGATGACATTCTGTGTAAAGAATACATAGAGGTGTCCAAAAGTCTGAAAGCATGTCAAAAATCTCTAATAATAACATGAAATATAACAATTTCAGATTCTGCTTTATCTCTGGGTCAGGAAAGTTGAAGCAGATCAGTGGCATGTGACACCATGTGAACTAATTTGGACAACGGTCAGATTTCTTCAGATTGTGTCTTGCAATTGAAGCAGCATTGTACAATAGCTGATAACACTTAGATGTATTTCATCAACTCATAAGAGGCCGGCTTAACCGAATCCACCTGCAACCATTGTTCACCTCTCAGAAATATGTCTGTGCCTCAAGTTTCCAGCATAACATTATCCACTATGTAGCCTAATGGGAAACATGGTTTCATAATTATGTGACAGTTTCATTAGTAAGAATGATATTCTGAGCAAAGAAGGACTTTCTTGGTGTCATATCGTGTCTAGACTGAATGTTTCTAAGAGGGCACTGCAAGAAACACCTAGATAAATTAAAGAGCCTAATGTGAAGTAGAATTTTACGTTTAATAGTTTTCCTTTAGAGGAAAGGCTTTTATTGTAAACAATACATGTAAAACTGTAGATAATTCcaacttcatgttttattgttcattttatgattatttaaaAGTATGACTTTCCAGTAAAGTGTGCATCTTTGCTAGTATATCCTG contains the following coding sequences:
- the crnkl1 gene encoding crooked neck-like protein 1, whose product is MASTAAGKQRIPKVAKVKNKAPAEVQITAEQLLREAKERELELLPPPPKQKITDEEELNDYKLKKRKGFEDNIRKNRTVISNWIKYAQWEESLKEIQRARSIYERALDVDHRNITLWLKYAEMEMKSRQVNHARNIWDRAITILPRVNQFWYKYTYMEEMLGNVAGCRQAFERWMEWEPEEQAWHSYINFELRYKEVDKARTIYERFVIVHPEVKNWIKYARFEEKHGYIAHSRKVYERSVEFFGEEHVDENLFVAFARFEETQKEFERVRVIYKYALDRIPKHQAQELFKNYTMFEKKFGDRRGIEDVIVSKRRFQYEEEVKANPHNYDAWFDYLRLVESDADPDTVREVYERAIANVPPIQEKRHWRRYIYLWINYALYEELEVKDPERTRQVYQACLDLTPHKKFTFAKIWLLYAQFEIRQKNLQGARKVMGTAIGKCPKNKLLKGYIELELQLREFDRCRKLYEKYLEFSPENCTTWIKFAELETILGDVERARAIFELAIGQPRLDMPEVLWKSYIDFEIEQEEFGNTRNLYKRLLQRTQHVKVWISYAKFELSIDGPDRLQKCRQIYEEANKSMRNCEEKEERLMLLESWRDFEKEFGSDSTRERVRKLLPEKVKKRRKLTAEDGSDAGWEEYYDYIFPEDAANQPNLKLLAMAKMWKRQQMTDESENLPEKDTTAEETSPSSEEPAAAPEKQPENESGRNNVTETEQEGPYDDRDDDGGSSSESDSDDDNDGEKKESRSSGEDKD